The Methylorubrum populi genome contains a region encoding:
- the trmD gene encoding tRNA (guanosine(37)-N1)-methyltransferase TrmD produces the protein MSEPVATGTAAPWRATVLTLYPEMFPGALGHSLSGDALARGRWSLEARQIREHGLGRHRNVDDTPAGGGAGMVLRCDVLGAAIDAAAPPDDARPRLLMSPRGQSLTQTRVRALAEGPGAIIVCGRFEGVDERVIAARDLEEVSIGDYVLSGGEIAALVLIDACVRLLPGVMGQHASGVEESFEGGLLEYPHYTRPREWEGRTIPDVLMGGNHGAIARWRAERSLALTRARRPDLLERDEP, from the coding sequence ATGAGCGAGCCCGTTGCGACCGGTACGGCGGCCCCCTGGCGGGCCACCGTCCTGACCCTCTACCCGGAGATGTTCCCCGGGGCCCTCGGCCACTCCCTGTCGGGCGACGCGCTCGCCCGCGGACGCTGGAGCCTGGAGGCGCGGCAGATCCGGGAGCACGGCTTGGGCCGCCACCGCAACGTCGACGACACGCCCGCCGGCGGCGGGGCCGGCATGGTGCTGCGCTGCGACGTGCTCGGCGCCGCGATCGATGCCGCGGCCCCCCCGGACGACGCCCGCCCCCGTCTCCTCATGTCCCCGCGTGGACAATCGCTGACGCAGACCCGCGTGCGGGCGCTGGCCGAAGGCCCCGGCGCGATCATCGTCTGCGGGCGCTTCGAGGGCGTGGACGAGCGGGTGATCGCGGCCCGCGACCTCGAAGAGGTCTCGATCGGCGACTACGTGCTCTCGGGCGGCGAGATCGCGGCCCTGGTGCTGATCGACGCCTGCGTGCGCCTGCTGCCCGGCGTGATGGGCCAGCACGCCTCCGGGGTCGAGGAGAGCTTCGAGGGCGGCCTGCTCGAATACCCGCACTACACCCGGCCGCGGGAATGGGAGGGGCGGACGATCCCCGACGTGCTGATGGGCGGCAACCACGGCGCCATCGCCCGCTGGCGGGCCGAGCGGAGCCTCGCGCTGACGCGGGCGCGCCGGCCGGACCTGCTGGAGCGCGACGAACCTTAG